GACAGATGCTTCGCAGGCGAGCAGATCTCGCCCTGCAGTCCCGCAGGGACTTTGTGCTTTTGTTGCCGCGAATTTATTCGCCTTCCCCCCCGCCGCCGCGCGCAGATCCATTTCTCCGGCTTAACACCCGCCACCCTTCCCGTGTCACAGATCGTCGGGAGACGCTAGGGCCGCTTCGCTTCGCGGCCCGCGGCGCAGTCCGCGCAGATGCCGTGGAAGGTGAGGCGGTGGTCGGTGACGGTGAAGCCGTACTCGCGCTGGATCGTCTCGAAGGTCGCGCGCGGGATGCCGCAGACGGGGACGGTCCACATCCGCCCGCACCCGTCGCAGTGCAGGTGGTGCGTGTGCGCCGCATCGTCCACCAGCTCGTAGCGCTCGCCGCCGGGGCCGCCGGGCACCTGCCGCGCCAGCCCCAGCTCCACCAGCCAGTGCAGCGCGCGGTACACGGTCACCAGGTCCACGGGGCCGGCGGCCAGGTGCAGGTCGCGCACGCTGGCCGGGCCGTTGGACGCGAGCAGCGACTCGATCACCGCGCGGCGGGCGCGCGTCAGCCGCTGCCCTCGGCGGCCAAGCTGGTCGAAGATATCGGATGCGGTGGGAGACACGGGCCGGAAATACGGGTCAGCGGACGAGTGCTACACGGAAATGGCATTCCGTGGACGGCAGCAGAGAGACAATATACATGCCACGCGCCGTTCGTCCACCGTGTTCATCATCTTCCCGCTCTCCCGCGCGGCCCGTTTGCTTGACCGGCCGCGGGGGCCCGGCTAGATTTTCGGCCACCGGAAGTGGCGGGGAGCTCCATTTTTGAGCCAACGCCTTTGAAGCCGGGGGCTTCGTTCACCGGCCCACGCCACGCCCTGCACGGGAAGGCGGAAGCCGGGGAGGGGCCACCCACCCGTGTTCGCACGAGGCTTCGAAAATCCTCCCCGTCGTTTCCGTACCAGGCCGGCTCCGCGCAAACCGGGGCCGGCCTTTTCCACAGGCAGAAGCTTTCAGGGAGACCGCCTTGCCCACCGTACGCGTGACCCGGCGGGTGCACTTCAACGCCGCGCACCGCCTGCACAATCCGGCGCTCGGCGACGACGAGAACCGGCGCATCTACGGTCTGTGTAACAGCCCCAACTGGCACGGGCACAACTACGACCTGGACATCACCGTCGAGGGCGAGCCCGACCCGCGCACGGGGTATCTCGTGGACCTGGGGGAGGTGCGCGACGCGGCCGGGGAGGTGCTGAAGGAGGTGGACCACCGCAACCTGAACCTCGACGTGCCGTGGCTGGAGGGGGTCATCCCCTCCACCGAGAACCTGGTGGTCGCGCTCTGGCGGCAGCTGGCGCCGCGCATCCCGCGGGGGCGGCTGGCGCGGCTGGTGCTGTACGAGACGCCCCGCAACTGGGCGGAATACGAGGGAGACTGAGATGGCGGAGCTGACCCTGCACGATCACGCGAGCGCCCACCGCGAGGACGAGGCGGGCGGCGGCGAGTACGCGGAGCTGGTGCGCCGGATGCTGCTGGCGCTGGGCGAGGACCCGGAGCGCGAAGGCCTGCGCCGCACCCCCGAGCGGGTGGAGAAGGCCATGCGATGGCTCACCCGCGGCTACGGCCTGTCGGTGGAGGAGGCCGTCGGCGGCGCGGTGTTCGACGAGGGCCACCACAACATGGTGATCGTGAAGGACATCGAGATGTACTCGATGTGCGAGCACCACATGCTCCCCTTCTTCGGCAAGGTGCACATCGCCTACATTCCCAACGGGCGGATCGTGGGGCTCAGCAAGCTGCCGCGCGTGGTGGAGGTGTTCGCGCGGCGGCTGCAGGTGCAGGAGCGCATGACCGAGCAGATCGCCGGCGCGCTGATGGACGTGCTGCGCCCCGAGGGCGTGGGCGTGGTGATCGAGGCCGCGCACCTGTGCATGATGATGCGCGGGGTGGAGAAGCAGAACTCGAAGACCATCACCAGCGCCATGAAGGGCGTGTTCCTGGAAGACATCCGCACCCGCGAGGAGTTCCTGCGCCTGGTGCACTCCACGCACGGGGGGATGTAAGGGGCGGAGCAGTGAAGTATCCTCCCGAGCGATCGAAGGGCGGCTGAAGCCGCGGCGCTGCGGCTTCAGCCGCCGGTGCGGGGGTAAGCCGCGCGGCGGGGCGGCGGAGGGGACGGTGGATGTCGGGACGAGAGTCGCGCCGCCTGGGTGGCGCGACTATCTTGTGCGCCCCCGCCCCGGCATCCGGGCGCGGACCGGACGGACGGGAGGGGAGGATGACGGAGCACGAGGAGATGATCGGGGGGGAGCCGGCGCCGGCGCGCGGCTCCGCGCCGGCGGGCGAGCTGGCGGGGAAGACGGTGGTGGTCACCGGCGCCTCGCGCGGGATCGGGCTGGAGGTGGCGCGCGAGATGGTGCGCGCCGGCGCCTGGGTGGGGATGGTGGCGCGCGGCAGCGACGCGCTTCTCCGCGCCGCGGCCGAGGTCGGCGGCCACGCCATCCCCGGCGACGTGGGCGAGCCGGCGGGAGTCCACGCCGTGGCCACCTACGTCTCCGAGCTGCTGGGCGACGCGCCCGACGTGCTGGTGAGCTCCGCGGGCGCCTTCTCGCTGGCGCCGCTGGCGGAGACCGACCCGGCGGACTTCGAGCGGCAGGTGGCCGTGAACCTCCGCGGCCCCTTTCTCCTCGTCCGCGCCTTCCTGCCGCTGATGCTGCGGCGGCGCGCGGGACACCTGATCCACGTCGGTTCCGTCGCGGGGCGCGTGGCCTTTCCCGAGAACGGGGCGTACAGCGCCAGCAAGTTCGGGCTGCGCGGGCTGCACGAGGTGCTGCTGCAGGAGATCCGCGGCACCGGCGTGCGCGCGACGCTGGTGGAGCCGGCGGCGACCGACACCGCGCTGTGGGACGCCGTCGGGGCCCGGCCGGGGCTCCCGCCGCGCCAGGCCATGCTGCGCGCCGCCGACGTGGCGCGCGTGGTGATGTTCGCCGCGGCCCAGCCGCGGCACGTGCAGATCCCCACCATCGCGGTCGAGGCCGCGGGGTAGACCCAGGGCGGAATGTTCCTGCTGAACGTGAAGGCGCACTACGACGCCGCGCACTTCCTGCGCAACTACCACGGCAAGTGCGAGAAGCTGCACGGCCACCGCTACGAGGTGGAGGCCGGGCTGGCCTTCGACGACGTGGGCGACGGCGGGATGGCGTACGACTTCGGCGAGGCCAAGCGGCATCTCCGCGCCGTGGCCGACCGGCTGGACCACGAGAACATCAACGACCTGCCGCCCTTCACCGAGATCGAGCCGAGCGCCGAGAACCAGGCGCGCTGGATCTTCGGGGAGATGCGGGATCTCCTGGGCCCGCTCGCGGATCATCTCGTCTACGTCCGCGTGTGGGAGACGCCGAACCAGTACGCCCAGTACAGTCTGAAGCCGACGTGGTGACGGGGCTCACGCGGAGACGCGGAGGCGTTCACCATGCACCTCCGCGTCTCCGCGTCTCCGCGTCTCCGCGTGAGATCCAGCGATCCCTGGAGACGCGAAGATGTATCTCCTGCTGACCGACGTCCTCGCCTGTCCCCGCTGCGGGCCGGAGTTCGGGCTGGTGCTCCTCGCCGACCGCATTGACGAGCGGCGGGTGATGGAAGGGCGGCTGGGGTGCCCCAACTGCCGCGAGCAGTATCCCATCCACGACGGGGTGCTGAACGTGCGGACGGCGGGGGACGCGCCCGCATCCCCATCCCCATCTCCCGAAAACGCCGTTGGGGAAGGCGAGGCGGCGGTGCGGCTGGCGGCGCTGCTGGGGCTGGCGGACGCCCGGGGGACGGTGCTGCTGGCCGGCCCCGGCGCGATGCTTGCCGGTGCCGTCGCGGACCTGGTTCCCGAGGTGGAGGTCGTCGCCTTCGCGGCCGAGCCGCCATCGACTGGCGGCGAGCGGCCCGGGGTGAGCCGGATCGCGGGCGGGGGGCGGTTCCCCTTCCGGAGCGGGACACTGCGTGGCGTGGCGCTGGCCGGCGGGGGGGATGAGACGGTGTTGATGGAGGGGCTGCGCGTGCTGCAGCCGGGCGCGCGGCTGGTGGTGGAGCAGGCCGCGCCGGGGACGGCGGAGCGCCTGGCCGCCATGGGCGCGCAGGTGATGCTGGACCAGGAGGGAACCGTGGTCGCGCGCGCCGTGGGCGAGCCCGTGCGGCTGCGGGTGAACGCCCTCCGCTGACCCGTCCGAATCGGTTGCGCGCGGCGGGGTGGCGCGGGTAACTTGCAGATTCACGGGCCGCGCCCGAACGGCCCTGTCAGGCCCTTCCCGCGCGCTCCGCAGGCGGCACTTCCCGGGTCCCGCACGGTCTCTCGGCAACGCGACAATGTCCTGGTTCACCAAGCTGATCAACGGCCGCTCCGGACCCGCGGCGAAGGACCCGGATTACTACGAGGAAGGAACGGTGCTCCTCCGCGAGGAGAAGTACCACGAGGCGCTGACCTCCTTCCGGCTGGCGCTGCGCGAGAGCCCCAACGACACCGACGTGCTGCAGCAGATCGCGGTGACGTACACGCGCATCGGGATGACCGACGAGGCCACGCGCACCTACCGCCGCGTGCTGGAGCTGAAGCCGCACGCCAGCGGGGCGCACTACGGGCTGGCTTTCCTGCTGCTGCAGCAGGGAAACACCGACGAGGCGGTGGCGCACCTGCGCGCCTTCCTGGCGCGCCCGCCGCAGCACGCCACCGCGCAGCGCCACGTGACCCACGCGCAGAAGACGCTGGCCGAGCTGACCGGCGAGGGCGAGGTGGACGACGCCGCCCCCGGCTCGCCGGACCTGCGGCTGGACCTCTGACGGGCGTGGACGCGGACGCCGTGGCCGTGGTGCTGATGACGGCGCCGGACGCGGAGACGGCGCGAAGCATCGCCCGCGCGCTGGTGGAGGAGCGGCTCATCGCCTGCGCCAGCCTCGTCCCCGGCGTGACGTCCATCTACCGCTGGGAGGGCGCGGTGGAGGAAGCGGCCGAGCTGCTGGTGGTGATGAAGACGCGGCCCGCGCTGCTGGAGCGGCTCTTCGCGCGCGCCGCCGAGCTGCACCCGTACGAGGTGCCCGAGCTGCTGGCGGTGCCGGTGGCCGGCGGGCTGGCGGCCTACTGCCGGTGGGTGGCGGAGGAGACGGAGGGCGGCGGCGCGTGACCCGGAGCCCCGCGTTGCAGTCGGAAGACGGAGCAGGAGCCGAGCAGGACGGCGTGACCCCCGCGACACCCGAGCAAGTGATGCCCCGCAAGACGCAGGAGCTGGACAACCCCGAAGCCGGGAACGGCGCCCCCGCGCCGGCCGAGGCCCCCGCCGCCGAGGCGAACGGGAAGACCGCGCGCGCGCCCCGGCGCACTCGCGCGGCCGCCCCGGCCGACCCCGCGGTGGACCAGGCCGTGGCCGAGCGGCTGGAGCGCGCCGAGGCGCTGGCCGAGAGCGGCGCGCACGCCGAGGCCGCCGAGGCCTATGCGGCGGTGGTGGCGCTGCGCCCCGACAGCGTGCGCGCGCTGCTGGGCGTGGGAACGGAGCTGGCCGCGCAGGGGAAGTACGAGGCCGCCGAGAAGGAGCTGCGCCGCGCCGAGAAGCTGGCCCCCGACGACGCGGCCGTGCACCTGCAGCTGGGCTCGGCCATGCTGAAGCGCGGCAACTACCCCGCGGCGGCCGCCTCTCTGCGCCGCGCGGTGGAGCTGGACCCCGACGGCGGGCAGGCGTACGTGCTGCTGGGCGAGGCGCTGAACCAGATGGCCGAGAGCGACGCCGCCATCGAGGTGCTCGAGGCCGCGGTGCGCATCCAGCCCGAGAGCAGCAAGGCCTACTACGCCATGGGGATCGCGTACGACCGCAAGGGGAACCACGACCGCGCGGCCGAGATGTACCGGCTGAGCCGCGAGGTCGCCAGCCGCTGATCTCCCGTCCCGGAGAAAACATCGACCGCCCGTCCCTGCATCGGGGGACGGGCGGTCTTTTTACAGATGGATCTCATGCGGAGACGCGGAGACGCGGAAGTGGCTGGCGAGCGTCTCCGCGCCTCCGCGTCTCCGCGTGAGACCTAGCGATGCTGGAAGGGCGGGGGGATGCGGACGGTGAAGATGCTGCCGCCGGGGAAGCGGCTCTCCACCTCCACGTCGCCGCCCAGGAGGCGGGCCAGGTTGCGGGTGACGGAGAGCCCCAGCCCCGTGCCGCCCACGCGCCGCGTGGGTGCCTGCTCCACCTGCGAGAAGGCGTCGAAGATCCGCTCCAGGTTCTCGGGCGCGATGCCGATCCCCGTGTCGGAGACGGAGATGCGCGCCTCGCCGCCGGGGGCGCGCGACAGCTCCACCCGGATCTCGCCCGCGTCGGTGAACTTCACCGAGTTGGAAAGGAGGTTCAGCACGATCTGGTGCAGCTTGCCCTCGTCCGTCGCTGCGTGCACCGGCTCGTCCGGCGTCACGACGGTGAAGCGGAGCCCCTTCTGCACGGCCAGCGGCTCCACCATCGACGCGGCCTCGCGCACCACGAGACCCAGCTCCACGTCGTCCGTCATCACCGTCTCGCGCCCCGCCTCGAT
The nucleotide sequence above comes from Longimicrobium sp.. Encoded proteins:
- a CDS encoding Fur family transcriptional regulator, which translates into the protein MSPTASDIFDQLGRRGQRLTRARRAVIESLLASNGPASVRDLHLAAGPVDLVTVYRALHWLVELGLARQVPGGPGGERYELVDDAAHTHHLHCDGCGRMWTVPVCGIPRATFETIQREYGFTVTDHRLTFHGICADCAAGREAKRP
- a CDS encoding 6-pyruvoyl trahydropterin synthase family protein — protein: MPTVRVTRRVHFNAAHRLHNPALGDDENRRIYGLCNSPNWHGHNYDLDITVEGEPDPRTGYLVDLGEVRDAAGEVLKEVDHRNLNLDVPWLEGVIPSTENLVVALWRQLAPRIPRGRLARLVLYETPRNWAEYEGD
- the folE gene encoding GTP cyclohydrolase I FolE translates to MAELTLHDHASAHREDEAGGGEYAELVRRMLLALGEDPEREGLRRTPERVEKAMRWLTRGYGLSVEEAVGGAVFDEGHHNMVIVKDIEMYSMCEHHMLPFFGKVHIAYIPNGRIVGLSKLPRVVEVFARRLQVQERMTEQIAGALMDVLRPEGVGVVIEAAHLCMMMRGVEKQNSKTITSAMKGVFLEDIRTREEFLRLVHSTHGGM
- a CDS encoding SDR family oxidoreductase, which translates into the protein MTEHEEMIGGEPAPARGSAPAGELAGKTVVVTGASRGIGLEVAREMVRAGAWVGMVARGSDALLRAAAEVGGHAIPGDVGEPAGVHAVATYVSELLGDAPDVLVSSAGAFSLAPLAETDPADFERQVAVNLRGPFLLVRAFLPLMLRRRAGHLIHVGSVAGRVAFPENGAYSASKFGLRGLHEVLLQEIRGTGVRATLVEPAATDTALWDAVGARPGLPPRQAMLRAADVARVVMFAAAQPRHVQIPTIAVEAAG
- a CDS encoding 6-carboxytetrahydropterin synthase, producing MFLLNVKAHYDAAHFLRNYHGKCEKLHGHRYEVEAGLAFDDVGDGGMAYDFGEAKRHLRAVADRLDHENINDLPPFTEIEPSAENQARWIFGEMRDLLGPLADHLVYVRVWETPNQYAQYSLKPTW
- a CDS encoding Trm112 family protein; translated protein: MYLLLTDVLACPRCGPEFGLVLLADRIDERRVMEGRLGCPNCREQYPIHDGVLNVRTAGDAPASPSPSPENAVGEGEAAVRLAALLGLADARGTVLLAGPGAMLAGAVADLVPEVEVVAFAAEPPSTGGERPGVSRIAGGGRFPFRSGTLRGVALAGGGDETVLMEGLRVLQPGARLVVEQAAPGTAERLAAMGAQVMLDQEGTVVARAVGEPVRLRVNALR
- a CDS encoding tetratricopeptide repeat protein; this encodes MSWFTKLINGRSGPAAKDPDYYEEGTVLLREEKYHEALTSFRLALRESPNDTDVLQQIAVTYTRIGMTDEATRTYRRVLELKPHASGAHYGLAFLLLQQGNTDEAVAHLRAFLARPPQHATAQRHVTHAQKTLAELTGEGEVDDAAPGSPDLRLDL
- the cutA gene encoding divalent-cation tolerance protein CutA — protein: MTAPDAETARSIARALVEERLIACASLVPGVTSIYRWEGAVEEAAELLVVMKTRPALLERLFARAAELHPYEVPELLAVPVAGGLAAYCRWVAEETEGGGA
- a CDS encoding tetratricopeptide repeat protein — encoded protein: MPRKTQELDNPEAGNGAPAPAEAPAAEANGKTARAPRRTRAAAPADPAVDQAVAERLERAEALAESGAHAEAAEAYAAVVALRPDSVRALLGVGTELAAQGKYEAAEKELRRAEKLAPDDAAVHLQLGSAMLKRGNYPAAAASLRRAVELDPDGGQAYVLLGEALNQMAESDAAIEVLEAAVRIQPESSKAYYAMGIAYDRKGNHDRAAEMYRLSREVASR